The Arachis hypogaea cultivar Tifrunner chromosome 16, arahy.Tifrunner.gnm2.J5K5, whole genome shotgun sequence genome contains a region encoding:
- the LOC112757942 gene encoding LOB domain-containing protein 29 — MKMTGSGTPCGACKFLRRKCVRGCVFAPYFCHEQGATHFAAIHKVFGASNVSKLLAHLPVADRCEAAVTISFEAQARLQDPIYGCVAHIFALQQQVMNLQAQLAYLREQAAESCNLNPNNTTALYPNHQDLGNSFQMENSTMVPQFLSDSSSNYPSSATQQYHGNTRSSLIMMESNPIENYENSSISFDETCDTVFFDMKRLWPSQLQ; from the exons ATGAAGATGACAGGTTCAGGTACACCTTGTGGAGCCTGCAAATTCTTGAGGAGAAAATGCGTGAGAGGTTGTGTTTTTGCACCTTATTTTTGCCATGAACAAGGTGCTACTCATTTTGCAGCCATTCATAAGGTCTTTGGTGCAAGCAATGTCTCCAAGCTCCTTGCTCATCTTCCTGTCGCCGATCGCTGCGAAGCCGCCGTCACCATCTCATTCGAAGCTCAGGCAAGGCTTCAAGATCCAATCTATGGCTGCGTCGCACATATTTTTGCCCTACAACAACAG GTGATGAATTTACAAGCACAGTTGGCTTATTTAAGGGAACAAGCTGCAGAGAGTTGTAATCTGAACCCTAATAATACTACTGCTCTTTACCCCAATCACCAAGATCTTGGAAATTCGTTCCAGATGGAAAATTCCACCATGGTTCCACAGTTTCTTTCTGATAGTTCATCTAATTATCCCTCATCAGCAACACAACAATACCATGGGAATACTCGTAGTAGTCTCATCATGATGGAATCAAACCCTATTGAGAACTATGAAAATTCAAGCATCTCCTTTGATGAGACTTGTGACACGGTGTTCTTTGACATGAAAAGACTGTGGCCCTCTCAACTTCAATAA
- the LOC112756357 gene encoding uncharacterized protein: MAFASFLGRVLFASVFILSAYQQFNEYGVDGGPAAKALRPKIDTFIYRVQSQVGIQLPEIDVKFVVAGAIALKGLGGLLFIFGSSFGAFLLLLHQLIATPIQYDFYNYESEDKEFTQLFVKFTQNMALSGALLFFIGMKNSMPRRQPKKKVPKTKTY; the protein is encoded by the exons ATGGCCTTCGCCTCTTTTCTTGGCAGAGTACTCTTCGCCTCCGTCTTCATACTCTCTGCTTATCAACA ATTTAATGAATATGGAGTTGATGGGGGACCTGCAGCAAAAGCACTCAGACCAAAGATTGATACCTTTATATATCGGGTGCAGTCTCAAGTTGGTATTCAACTTCCAGAAATTGAT GTGAAATTTGTGGTTGCTGGGGCTATTGCTCTCAAGGGCCTTGGAGGGCTTCTCTTCATATTTGGTAGCTCTTTTGGAGCTTTCCTTCTG CTCCTGCACCAGTTGATTGCTACTCCTATTCAGTATGATTTCTACAATTATGAAAGCGAGGACAAAGAATTCACTCAACTTTTTGTCAAATTCACTCAG AATATGGCTCTCTCCGGTGCtttgttgttttttattgggaTGAAAAACTCTATGCCTAGAAGGCAACCCAAGAAGAAGGTTCCCAAAACAAAAACCTATTAG
- the LOC112754571 gene encoding LOB domain-containing protein 16 → MACSSGNGTSSGGSGSPCGACKFLRRKCAADCIFAPYFCSEQGPARFAAIHKVFGASNVSKLLLHIPAHDRCEAVVTIAYEAQARIRDPVYGCVSHIFALQQQVACLQAQLMQVKAQLAQNQMESCRNIENQWPGNVGGAINNNNNNPFGHTNYMNPPISPQSSLESIDHHSSSIIDGVANNNMHDTRPEDFNSFQQQQQQASSKRRSYNNNNNNNDLGELQELALRMMRN, encoded by the exons atggCTTGTTCAAGTGGAAATGGAACAAGTAGTGGTGGGTCAGGTTCACCGTGTGGGGCGTGCAAGTTTCTGAGGAGGAAGTGTGCTGCAGATTGCATATTTGCACCATACTTCTGCTCAGAACAAGGGCCTGCAAGATTTGCAGCCATACATAAGGTGTTTGGTGCAAGCAACGTTTCCAAGCTCTTGCTTCATATTCCCGCTCATGATCGCTGTGAGGCTGTTGTCACCATTGCTTATGAGGCTCAAGCTCGTATCAGAGACCCCGTTTATGGTTGCGTCTCTCACATTTTCGCATTACAACAACAG GTAGCATGCTTGCAGGCACAATTGATGCAAGTGAAGGCTCAGCTGGCACAGAATCAAATGGAATCTTGTAGGAACATAGAGAATCAATGGCCAGGGAATGTTGGTGGAgccatcaacaacaataataacaatccaTTTGGTCACACCAATTACATGAACCCTCCTATATCTCCTCAGAGTTCACTTGAATCAATTGATCATCACAGCAGCAGCATCATTGATGGAGTTGCAAATAATAATATGCATGACACAAGACCAGAGGATTTCAACTCattccaacaacaacaacaacaagcttCTTCTAAGAGAAGATcatataacaacaacaacaacaacaatgacctGGGTGAGCTGCAAGAGTTGGCACTTAGGATGATGAGGAACTAA